From the genome of Vibrio porteresiae DSM 19223, one region includes:
- the yfbR gene encoding 5'-deoxynucleotidase: protein MKESHFFAHLARMKLIQRWPLMRSISKENISEHSLQVAFVAHALAVIKNKKFGGKLNPERIAIKAMYHDSSEVLTGDLPTPVKYYNPEIAKEYKKIEAAAEKRLLSMLPEELQEDFAPFLISEAADPEDAAVVKQADCICAYLKCLEELSAGNQEYALAKKRLDVTLKERYTEEMDYFLHTFAPSFELTLDEIS from the coding sequence ATGAAAGAGAGTCATTTTTTTGCGCACTTAGCTCGTATGAAACTCATTCAGCGCTGGCCGCTGATGCGTTCTATCTCTAAAGAAAATATCTCCGAACACAGTTTGCAAGTGGCCTTTGTGGCGCATGCACTTGCCGTCATCAAAAACAAAAAATTTGGTGGAAAACTGAATCCAGAACGTATTGCTATCAAAGCCATGTACCACGACAGCAGTGAAGTGCTCACTGGCGACCTACCGACCCCAGTCAAATACTACAATCCCGAGATCGCCAAAGAGTATAAGAAGATTGAAGCCGCGGCAGAAAAACGCCTGCTATCCATGCTGCCGGAAGAGCTGCAGGAAGATTTCGCTCCGTTTCTAATTTCAGAAGCGGCCGATCCTGAAGATGCGGCTGTGGTGAAACAGGCCGACTGCATCTGCGCTTACCTCAAATGTTTAGAAGAGCTGAGCGCAGGCAACCAAGAGTACGCATTGGCAAAAAAACGCCTCGATGTCACACTCAAAGAGCGCTATACCGAAGAGATGGATTATTTTCTGCATACCTTTGCTCCTAGTTTCGAATTAACGCTAGACGAGATTAGTTAA
- a CDS encoding pyridoxal phosphate-dependent aminotransferase, whose product MQNIGMSSKLDNVCYDIRGQVLKHAKRMEEEGNKILKLNIGNPAPFGFDAPDEILVDVIRNLPTSQGYCDSKGIYSARKAVVQYYQKKGIRSLDVEDVYIGNGASELIVMSMQALLNNGDEMLVPAPDYPLWTAAVSLAGGNAVHYLCDEQADWLPSLEDIKKKISKKTRGIVLINPNNPTGAVYSRDFLLEIVEIARQNNLMIFADEIYDKILYDGATHTSIATLADDILVMTFNGLSKAYRVCGFRGGWMFLTGPKHLAKGFIAGLDILASMRLCANVPMQHAIQTALGGYQSINELILPGGRLLEQRDRAWELINQIPGVSCVKPKGAMYLFPKLDKKKFNLKDDQKLVEDFLVQEKVLLVQGTGFNWPEPDHVRIVTLPHVETLEIAIGRFERFLSTYRQ is encoded by the coding sequence ATGCAAAATATCGGGATGTCATCCAAACTCGATAATGTCTGCTATGACATTAGGGGTCAAGTACTCAAACATGCTAAACGCATGGAGGAAGAGGGGAATAAAATACTGAAGCTAAACATCGGTAACCCTGCCCCATTTGGTTTTGACGCCCCGGATGAAATCCTGGTCGATGTGATCCGTAATTTGCCGACTTCACAAGGTTATTGTGATTCTAAAGGCATCTACTCTGCTCGTAAGGCAGTAGTACAGTACTATCAGAAAAAAGGGATTCGCAGTCTTGATGTAGAAGACGTCTACATTGGTAACGGCGCGTCTGAACTGATTGTGATGTCTATGCAAGCTTTGTTGAATAATGGCGACGAAATGTTAGTTCCTGCACCGGACTATCCGTTGTGGACTGCAGCCGTCTCTTTGGCCGGTGGTAATGCCGTACACTATCTCTGCGACGAACAAGCAGATTGGTTACCCTCACTTGAAGACATCAAGAAAAAGATTTCAAAAAAAACCCGGGGCATTGTCCTAATCAACCCAAACAACCCGACTGGTGCGGTTTATTCACGTGATTTTCTTCTAGAGATAGTTGAAATCGCGCGACAAAATAATCTGATGATTTTTGCCGATGAAATCTACGACAAAATTCTTTACGACGGCGCAACTCATACTTCTATCGCAACCCTTGCCGATGACATTTTAGTGATGACATTCAATGGTCTATCTAAAGCGTATCGCGTATGTGGTTTCCGTGGTGGCTGGATGTTCCTAACCGGTCCTAAACACCTTGCCAAAGGATTTATCGCTGGCTTAGATATTCTGGCCTCGATGCGTTTGTGTGCCAACGTGCCGATGCAGCACGCCATTCAAACGGCACTGGGTGGCTATCAAAGTATTAACGAGCTGATCCTACCTGGCGGTCGTCTTCTTGAGCAACGCGACCGTGCGTGGGAACTGATCAACCAGATTCCTGGTGTTTCTTGTGTGAAACCCAAAGGTGCGATGTACCTTTTCCCTAAATTGGATAAGAAAAAATTCAATCTAAAAGATGACCAAAAATTGGTTGAAGATTTTCTCGTACAGGAAAAAGTGTTGCTAGTTCAAGGTACTGGTTTTAACTGGCCAGAGCCAGACCACGTACGTATCGTGACTTTGCCACACGTAGAAACCCTTGAAATTGCGATTGGTCGCTTTGAACGCTTCCTAAGCACCTACCGTCAATAA
- a CDS encoding isochorismate synthase: protein MSNFHQSIVQLIEQIYQADDHALRIELPLDSAPQWSLIDWLNVQPVFPKFYWQARDASEEVVSLGAVQTFTDPAPAYAVLGEHQRVWGGRSFDGGTQKNRSGLPSFFFLPQVELIRRQESWFLAVNLNSDRLAVVDTLRKLVTQHVELKEIDAQIMAVSHAPTEAHWAQLIDDVLTSVKQQHVKKVVLARETRLSLSKPLSAAQLLKASYANNHNSFHFMLVLNEHESFMGSTPERLYFRQGSELQTEALAGTIGRGQTSEEDEALAYWLLHDEKNINENQYVVDDIVDRITPHAQQVTVEPVVKLVQLRKVQHLRRRIQVALKAGINGVQLLSALQPTAAVSGVPRKEAFQFILDKEPFIRGWYAGSMGYFSHEQAEFCVAIRSALVLDKEVRLYAGAGIVPGSIAEYEWQELDKKMSTLKSLIGESHSLEVTQ, encoded by the coding sequence TTGTCTAATTTTCACCAGTCTATTGTTCAACTGATAGAACAAATTTACCAAGCCGACGATCACGCTCTCCGCATAGAGCTGCCACTGGACTCTGCTCCTCAATGGTCTTTGATCGATTGGCTAAATGTACAGCCAGTTTTCCCTAAATTCTATTGGCAAGCTCGTGATGCCAGTGAAGAAGTTGTCTCACTTGGCGCTGTACAAACGTTTACTGATCCAGCGCCAGCGTATGCCGTTCTTGGAGAGCATCAGCGTGTCTGGGGCGGGCGCTCCTTTGATGGCGGCACACAGAAAAACCGCAGTGGCTTACCTTCTTTCTTCTTTTTGCCACAAGTTGAGTTGATTCGTCGCCAAGAAAGTTGGTTTCTTGCTGTAAACCTCAATTCAGATCGCTTAGCGGTGGTCGACACATTGCGTAAGCTCGTCACTCAGCATGTAGAGCTAAAAGAGATTGATGCGCAGATTATGGCAGTCAGCCATGCGCCGACTGAGGCTCATTGGGCTCAGTTAATCGATGATGTACTGACCAGTGTTAAGCAGCAGCACGTTAAAAAAGTGGTGCTGGCACGCGAAACTCGTTTATCGCTCTCGAAGCCGCTAAGTGCAGCGCAGCTACTTAAAGCCAGTTATGCCAATAATCACAACAGTTTCCATTTTATGTTGGTGCTTAACGAACACGAGAGCTTTATGGGTTCAACCCCTGAGCGTCTCTATTTTCGTCAGGGGAGTGAGCTGCAAACCGAAGCGCTAGCGGGCACTATTGGTCGTGGACAGACAAGCGAAGAAGATGAAGCATTAGCTTACTGGTTGTTGCATGATGAAAAAAATATCAATGAAAACCAGTATGTTGTCGATGATATAGTTGATCGTATTACCCCTCATGCGCAGCAAGTGACGGTTGAACCTGTCGTTAAATTGGTGCAATTGCGTAAAGTTCAGCATTTACGTCGCCGCATTCAAGTGGCGCTAAAAGCGGGGATCAATGGCGTACAGCTATTAAGCGCTTTGCAGCCTACGGCGGCAGTATCTGGTGTGCCACGCAAAGAAGCATTTCAATTTATCTTGGATAAAGAACCGTTTATTCGCGGCTGGTACGCAGGGTCGATGGGCTATTTTAGTCACGAACAAGCAGAGTTTTGCGTTGCAATTCGCAGCGCTTTGGTACTCGATAAAGAAGTGCGCCTGTATGCGGGAGCAGGGATTGTACCCGGCTCAATCGCCGAATACGAATGGCAAGAATTGGACAAAAAAATGTCAACGCTAAAAAGCCTAATTGGCGAATCTCACTCACTTGAGGTTACGCAATGA
- the menD gene encoding 2-succinyl-5-enolpyruvyl-6-hydroxy-3-cyclohexene-1-carboxylic-acid synthase, translating into MSHDQAVLNRIWSKTLLEEMARLGVRHVCVAPGSRSTPLTLEADLNEKLTLHTHYDERGLGFLALGLAKASGQPVVVIVTSGTAVANLLPAVAESKLTGEQLIILSSDRPVELLNCGANQAINQVGIYSTHVNHSVNLPSPSTQIPLRWLLTTVDDAMYQQQQLRGSLHFNCPYPEPLYSNGTEALYDDYLAPIKAWRESDAVYCARHAAIHVTAPEVAEWLDKKGVVILGALSLAEAKAAQHFAQALGWPCLCDPQAGVSSDWSGFDLWMQNPQANLELSKCDHVVQFGARIVSKRLNQWVNRHLNSGNVGYDYVSSSDLRNNQSHLPQQHWVCDIPQWVEQRLQQRTLRHCPHAGWGDGLKDIAHQCRELAQLHSASGKLSEIAVALELNQTPDNAVLFLGNSLIIRLADMVSSLPSVPVYANRGASGIDGLVATATGVQRATDKPLLMLLGDTSLLYDMNSLALLRQTTQPVVVVVTNNDGGAIFDLLPVPEEKRQALYQMPHGMTFEHTAAQFGLAYQCPETLEAYQAALNDHFAHGTGTLLVEVKSVPGEASLHIKQLVGELNAG; encoded by the coding sequence ATGAGCCATGATCAAGCGGTATTGAACCGCATTTGGAGTAAAACATTACTTGAAGAGATGGCTCGTCTTGGCGTTCGCCATGTTTGCGTTGCCCCTGGATCGCGCTCAACGCCTTTGACGTTAGAAGCGGATCTCAATGAAAAATTGACCTTGCATACGCACTATGATGAGCGTGGACTTGGTTTTCTCGCGTTAGGTCTGGCTAAAGCGAGCGGTCAGCCTGTGGTGGTGATTGTGACGTCAGGTACTGCCGTTGCCAATCTATTACCTGCCGTTGCAGAATCAAAACTGACTGGCGAACAGTTGATTATCCTAAGCTCCGATCGCCCAGTGGAACTGCTCAATTGTGGTGCTAACCAAGCGATCAATCAGGTGGGAATTTATTCGACGCATGTGAATCACAGCGTGAATTTGCCTTCTCCATCAACACAGATTCCCCTGCGCTGGCTTTTGACCACTGTTGATGATGCTATGTATCAGCAACAACAGTTGCGTGGCAGTCTCCATTTTAACTGCCCTTATCCAGAGCCTTTGTACTCCAATGGTACTGAGGCATTGTACGACGATTATTTGGCACCCATTAAAGCATGGCGAGAGTCCGATGCTGTGTATTGTGCTCGTCATGCTGCTATTCATGTTACCGCTCCTGAAGTGGCCGAATGGTTAGACAAAAAAGGGGTTGTGATTCTCGGTGCATTGAGTCTGGCAGAAGCCAAAGCTGCGCAGCACTTTGCTCAAGCGCTGGGGTGGCCATGTCTGTGCGACCCACAAGCAGGCGTAAGCAGCGATTGGTCGGGGTTTGATTTGTGGATGCAAAATCCACAGGCCAACCTAGAACTATCAAAGTGTGATCATGTGGTCCAATTTGGCGCTAGAATCGTTTCTAAGCGATTGAATCAATGGGTTAATCGTCATTTGAATTCGGGCAATGTCGGTTACGATTATGTTTCGTCGAGTGACTTACGTAACAACCAAAGCCATTTACCACAGCAGCACTGGGTTTGTGATATCCCGCAGTGGGTCGAACAAAGACTGCAACAGCGAACACTACGTCACTGCCCGCATGCAGGGTGGGGCGATGGTTTGAAAGATATCGCTCATCAATGTCGCGAACTCGCACAGCTACACAGTGCGTCAGGCAAGCTATCGGAAATCGCGGTGGCATTAGAACTCAATCAAACGCCTGATAATGCGGTGCTGTTTCTGGGTAACAGCTTAATCATCCGTTTAGCGGATATGGTGAGCTCTCTGCCTTCGGTTCCTGTCTACGCTAACCGTGGCGCTTCCGGCATTGATGGTTTGGTCGCAACCGCCACTGGCGTACAACGGGCGACCGATAAACCGCTCTTAATGCTGCTCGGTGATACGTCACTTCTTTACGATATGAATTCGTTGGCGCTGCTGCGTCAAACGACCCAACCTGTCGTGGTTGTCGTGACCAACAACGATGGTGGAGCAATATTTGACCTATTGCCGGTACCGGAAGAGAAACGCCAAGCACTGTATCAAATGCCTCATGGCATGACGTTTGAGCATACCGCGGCGCAATTTGGTTTGGCTTATCAGTGTCCTGAAACGCTTGAAGCTTACCAAGCAGCCCTAAATGATCATTTTGCTCATGGCACAGGCACATTGCTGGTGGAAGTAAAAAGCGTTCCGGGCGAAGCATCGTTACACATTAAGCAGCTGGTGGGTGAGCTCAATGCTGGCTAA
- the menH gene encoding 2-succinyl-6-hydroxy-2,4-cyclohexadiene-1-carboxylate synthase — MLANQVQLRHHQSEQPVLVFLHGLLGSGADWRPVLNALDHDWMTIDLPFHGGSRALECVDFASCVNRVVDTIQAMLSEQTPIILIGYSLGARVAMVAAASGALDKLNVQGLILEGGNFGLLSTEDKAQRWQNDQGWAERFAGEPIEQVLADWYQQPVFSSLNNEQRQTLITVRSDNLGGQIAKMLRATSLAKQPYLLSDLKLLTLPMHYICGERDTKFRQLAQQSGLVFSQVANAGHNVHKEQPIAFAQIIEDFILQHFFIRQRHVDQNNNGNHHG, encoded by the coding sequence ATGCTGGCTAATCAAGTTCAGCTCCGCCATCATCAGTCTGAACAGCCTGTGTTGGTCTTTTTGCACGGCTTACTGGGTTCCGGCGCGGATTGGCGTCCGGTGCTCAATGCCTTAGACCATGATTGGATGACGATCGATTTGCCGTTTCATGGTGGCAGTCGAGCGCTAGAGTGCGTTGATTTTGCTTCCTGCGTAAATCGAGTGGTTGACACCATACAAGCCATGCTTAGTGAGCAGACGCCGATTATTTTGATCGGCTATTCACTAGGCGCGCGCGTGGCGATGGTCGCTGCGGCAAGCGGAGCGCTAGACAAATTGAACGTTCAAGGTTTGATTCTTGAAGGCGGTAACTTTGGTCTACTTTCCACAGAAGACAAAGCGCAGCGTTGGCAGAACGACCAAGGTTGGGCGGAACGCTTTGCCGGTGAGCCGATTGAACAAGTCTTAGCCGATTGGTATCAACAACCGGTATTTAGTTCATTAAATAATGAGCAAAGACAAACATTAATTACTGTGCGTAGTGATAACCTTGGTGGCCAGATAGCAAAGATGCTGCGTGCCACCTCGCTGGCGAAGCAGCCTTATCTGTTGTCCGATTTAAAGTTGCTTACTTTACCCATGCATTATATCTGTGGGGAGCGCGACACTAAGTTTCGCCAACTCGCGCAACAAAGTGGTTTGGTATTTAGCCAAGTAGCCAATGCCGGACACAATGTACACAAAGAGCAACCCATCGCGTTTGCTCAAATTATTGAAGATTTTATTCTTCAACACTTTTTTATCCGTCAACGACATGTTGACCAAAACAACAATGGGAATCACCATGGCTAA
- the menB gene encoding 1,4-dihydroxy-2-naphthoyl-CoA synthase — protein sequence MAKTVGISEEELYAPVVWTDCGESYEDIHYHKSEDGIAKITIARPQVRNAFRPQTVKEMINALADARYDESVGVIILTGLGEDAFCSGGDQKIRGDYGGYKDETGTHHLNVLDFQRQIRTCPKPVIAQVAGWAVGGGHVLHMMCDLTIAAENAQFGQTGPKVGSFDGGWGASYMARIVGQKKAREIWFLCRFYNAQEALDMGLVNTVVPLADLEKETVRWCREVLQHSPMALRCLKAALNADCDGQAGLQELAGNATMLFYMTDEGQEGRNSFNEKRRPDFSKFPRNP from the coding sequence ATGGCTAAAACTGTAGGCATTTCAGAAGAAGAGCTCTACGCACCGGTCGTATGGACAGACTGCGGCGAGAGCTACGAAGACATTCATTACCACAAATCTGAAGATGGCATCGCGAAAATCACCATCGCACGTCCACAAGTGCGTAATGCGTTCCGTCCTCAGACTGTTAAAGAGATGATCAATGCTCTGGCTGATGCTCGTTACGACGAAAGCGTTGGCGTGATCATTCTGACAGGTCTTGGCGAAGATGCATTCTGCTCTGGCGGTGACCAAAAAATTCGTGGCGATTACGGCGGTTACAAAGACGAAACCGGTACTCACCACCTCAACGTATTGGACTTCCAACGTCAAATCCGTACTTGTCCAAAACCAGTGATCGCTCAAGTAGCTGGTTGGGCTGTTGGTGGCGGTCATGTTCTCCACATGATGTGTGACCTTACTATCGCAGCTGAAAATGCTCAGTTTGGCCAAACAGGACCTAAAGTGGGTTCATTTGATGGCGGTTGGGGTGCTTCTTACATGGCTCGCATCGTGGGTCAAAAGAAAGCGCGCGAAATTTGGTTCCTATGCCGTTTCTACAATGCTCAAGAAGCGTTGGATATGGGCCTTGTGAACACCGTTGTTCCGCTAGCTGACCTTGAAAAAGAGACCGTTCGTTGGTGTCGTGAAGTTCTACAACATAGCCCAATGGCATTACGTTGTTTGAAAGCCGCATTGAACGCAGACTGTGATGGTCAAGCGGGCCTACAAGAATTGGCGGGTAACGCAACCATGCTGTTCTATATGACTGATGAAGGTCAAGAAGGTCGTAACTCGTTCAACGAAAAACGTCGTCCTGACTTTAGCAAGTTCCCTCGCAATCCATAA
- the menC gene encoding o-succinylbenzoate synthase, which yields MRSAKLYRYTLPMDSGVILRDNKLKEREGLIVELCDQGRTGRGEIAPLVGFSHETLDDAQQMAQAQLALWLQGEQLDYNSLLPSVAFGISMAELELAGELPQAGNYRAAPLCTGDPDELLPVLNAMKGEKVAKVKVGLYEPIRDGMLVNLFLESMPDLTLRLDANRAWTKEKADKFAKYITPSLRHRIAFLEEPCKSPSDSLSFAIDTGISIAWDETLQEAVTKPDFTLSDLMGGKTIVIKPTLIGSVQRCQALIKRAGELKLQAIISSSIESSLGLTQLARMAKWLLPNEVPGLDTIGLFRAQLDVAWPDCQLPVVPLAEQPVVWSAESAL from the coding sequence ATGCGCAGCGCAAAACTCTACCGTTACACTCTGCCAATGGACAGTGGTGTCATTCTTCGCGATAACAAGCTTAAAGAACGTGAAGGTCTGATTGTTGAACTCTGCGATCAAGGACGGACTGGGCGCGGAGAAATCGCTCCTCTCGTCGGATTTAGTCATGAAACCTTAGATGATGCGCAACAAATGGCTCAAGCGCAGTTAGCGCTATGGCTGCAAGGTGAGCAGCTCGACTACAATTCACTCTTACCATCGGTTGCCTTTGGTATTTCAATGGCAGAGCTGGAACTGGCTGGTGAGCTTCCTCAAGCTGGTAACTATCGCGCCGCGCCTTTGTGTACAGGCGATCCAGATGAATTGTTACCAGTATTGAATGCGATGAAAGGCGAAAAAGTAGCCAAAGTCAAAGTGGGCCTTTATGAGCCGATTCGTGATGGAATGCTGGTGAACCTCTTCTTAGAATCGATGCCTGATTTAACTCTGCGTCTGGATGCTAACCGTGCTTGGACAAAAGAGAAGGCAGACAAGTTTGCTAAATACATTACGCCATCATTGCGCCATCGTATTGCCTTCTTGGAAGAACCATGCAAATCACCATCCGATAGCCTCTCTTTTGCTATTGATACCGGTATTTCCATCGCTTGGGATGAAACGCTGCAAGAAGCGGTGACTAAGCCAGATTTCACTTTGTCTGATTTAATGGGCGGCAAAACCATCGTCATCAAACCGACTTTGATCGGCTCAGTGCAGCGCTGTCAGGCGCTTATCAAACGCGCTGGTGAGTTGAAGTTGCAGGCGATCATCAGTTCGAGTATCGAATCAAGCCTTGGTTTAACTCAATTGGCACGTATGGCAAAATGGTTACTGCCAAATGAAGTGCCAGGACTCGATACGATTGGTCTATTTAGGGCGCAACTTGACGTCGCTTGGCCCGATTGCCAATTGCCAGTGGTGCCATTAGCTGAGCAGCCTGTGGTGTGGTCTGCGGAGTCTGCTTTGTGA
- the menE gene encoding o-succinylbenzoate--CoA ligase produces MTTPWKRWRTAAPHKIALRTEHGELSWTELCQTVDCYSAQLTKQGVVSGDVVTLVGKNHLDTLLVFLAAHQVGAICALTMPQPLAQLEVKFDTLYPQGQPALVWLAPSAQVTADELRGIKRPVTVLAFADMPVELSSHSHFQAYDERNLASLIFTSGSTGVPKAVAHTHQHHFASATGLLEWFHFNAQHCWLLSLPMYHVSGLSIVYRWLAAGACLKLGTGQLLDDIQGVSHASLVPVQLKRLLDSRIHLDLTHVLLGGSHIPQELGMQAATLGIETWLGYGMTEAASTVTARRVDNGVGAGKVIPNRKLEIRDGRIYIGGDTLASGYYQQGYLVSFTDEQGWFDSKDLGHWQQGDLEVIGRADNLFISGGENIHCEEIEAVLNRHPDVALAMIVPMEDATFGHRPVAVMSTTQPLEKAYWDEWCANYLEKFKWPIAYFAMPAELTTSGIKVSRTALKAWLLERISA; encoded by the coding sequence GTGACCACTCCTTGGAAAAGGTGGCGCACAGCTGCGCCACACAAGATTGCATTACGAACAGAACACGGTGAATTGAGTTGGACTGAGCTGTGTCAAACGGTGGATTGTTACAGTGCTCAATTAACGAAGCAAGGTGTTGTCTCGGGTGATGTAGTCACTTTAGTGGGTAAGAATCACCTTGACACCCTATTGGTGTTTTTAGCGGCTCATCAGGTTGGTGCCATTTGCGCACTGACCATGCCGCAACCGTTAGCTCAGCTTGAAGTAAAGTTTGATACCTTGTATCCCCAAGGTCAGCCTGCGCTAGTATGGCTAGCCCCAAGTGCTCAAGTGACAGCCGATGAACTGCGCGGAATCAAACGTCCGGTGACCGTGCTGGCTTTTGCTGACATGCCAGTTGAGCTAAGCAGCCACTCTCATTTTCAAGCGTATGATGAACGCAATCTTGCCAGCCTTATCTTTACCTCGGGCTCAACTGGAGTACCGAAAGCCGTTGCGCATACTCATCAGCACCATTTCGCCTCAGCGACAGGGCTGCTTGAGTGGTTTCATTTCAATGCGCAGCATTGCTGGTTACTTAGCTTGCCGATGTATCACGTATCCGGTCTTTCGATTGTTTATCGTTGGTTAGCCGCTGGTGCTTGCTTAAAGCTTGGCACGGGGCAGCTCCTTGACGATATTCAAGGTGTTAGTCACGCCTCTTTGGTGCCGGTTCAGCTCAAACGTTTACTGGATAGCCGCATTCATCTTGATCTGACCCATGTACTGCTTGGCGGTAGCCACATTCCACAAGAACTCGGTATGCAAGCGGCGACATTGGGAATTGAAACTTGGTTAGGCTATGGCATGACAGAAGCCGCGTCGACCGTGACCGCAAGGCGAGTCGATAATGGCGTTGGCGCAGGTAAAGTTATCCCTAATCGTAAACTTGAAATTCGTGATGGGCGCATCTACATCGGCGGTGACACCTTGGCTTCTGGCTATTATCAACAAGGCTACTTGGTCTCTTTTACCGATGAACAGGGCTGGTTTGATAGCAAAGATCTGGGTCATTGGCAGCAAGGCGATTTAGAGGTGATTGGGCGAGCAGACAACCTGTTTATCTCTGGCGGTGAAAACATTCACTGTGAGGAGATAGAGGCGGTGCTGAATCGACATCCCGATGTGGCATTAGCGATGATTGTACCGATGGAAGATGCCACATTTGGTCATCGTCCTGTGGCAGTCATGAGCACGACCCAACCACTTGAAAAAGCCTACTGGGATGAGTGGTGTGCTAATTACTTAGAGAAATTTAAGTGGCCAATTGCTTACTTTGCCATGCCTGCAGAACTGACCACGTCAGGAATTAAGGTGTCTCGTACCGCGCTGAAAGCTTGGCTCTTAGAGCGTATTTCTGCCTGA
- a CDS encoding YeiH family protein yields the protein MKLKHIVFWLGLVLCLSPIITSPTALVLGFFISSLGLIPENLALTKLTKKLLSYSIVGLGFGIPLQQALTVTSHGIGLVVCTIVGTLVIGALVARVMGLNGKTGHLIASGTAICGGSAIAAVAPAIEADDNQIGLALGTVFVLNSVALFLFPMIGHLLHLNQATFGTWAAIAIHDTSSVVGAASAYGTEALKTATTLKLARALWIIPVAFLSAFAFRSESRKITIPYFILFYCVAIGIADLLPAGQVLYHGIFAVAKQALVVCLYLIGCGISVARLKQSGPKPFVFGVLLWITISCSSLGWLLTHPV from the coding sequence ATGAAACTCAAGCATATTGTTTTTTGGCTGGGACTGGTGCTTTGTCTCTCTCCCATCATCACCTCTCCTACTGCGTTAGTTTTAGGCTTCTTCATTTCGTCACTTGGGCTCATTCCAGAAAATCTCGCGTTAACCAAACTGACTAAAAAGTTACTCTCTTATTCAATTGTTGGGTTGGGTTTTGGTATTCCATTACAACAAGCACTAACCGTCACCAGCCATGGCATTGGCTTAGTGGTTTGTACGATAGTGGGGACTTTGGTGATTGGCGCTCTGGTGGCGCGCGTGATGGGGCTAAATGGTAAAACGGGACATTTAATCGCTTCAGGGACCGCTATCTGTGGCGGTAGTGCAATAGCGGCAGTCGCTCCCGCTATCGAAGCAGATGATAATCAGATTGGTTTGGCGCTCGGAACGGTATTTGTGCTCAACTCAGTCGCACTGTTTTTATTTCCGATGATCGGTCATCTACTGCATCTTAACCAAGCCACGTTTGGTACTTGGGCAGCGATAGCAATTCACGATACTTCATCGGTAGTGGGCGCGGCATCGGCTTACGGTACAGAAGCGTTGAAAACCGCGACAACACTGAAACTGGCTCGCGCACTGTGGATTATTCCAGTGGCGTTTTTGAGTGCGTTTGCGTTTCGTAGTGAATCTCGCAAAATCACCATTCCTTACTTCATCTTATTCTATTGTGTTGCGATTGGTATCGCCGATTTGCTACCGGCCGGACAAGTGCTTTATCACGGCATTTTTGCTGTGGCAAAACAGGCGTTGGTTGTCTGTTTGTACCTGATTGGCTGTGGGATTTCGGTGGCACGCTTAAAACAATCTGGGCCAAAACCTTTCGTCTTTGGCGTGCTGTTGTGGATCACAATATCGTGTTCATCTTTGGGTTGGTTGCTGACTCACCCTGTTTAG